One genomic window of Quercus lobata isolate SW786 chromosome 9, ValleyOak3.0 Primary Assembly, whole genome shotgun sequence includes the following:
- the LOC115962152 gene encoding probable transcription factor At5g61620 has product MVRESARKCSHCGVNGHNSRTCNNNNNNNIANGNNSVKIFGVYLPKIVDDSMKKSFSTGNLSSKKINDDEANTGYLSDGIVQRKAVDRERKKGTPWTEEEHVVFLAGLKKLGKGDWRGISKKFVTTRSPSQVASHAQKYFLRQAAIDKKKRRPSVFDLSLNEYEITPEDSPVSQTKKSDGERSSEATAAVQNVNRFPHVCIDIPPSAQMSPLISGAPNYSWCPSMVGMPGNEQFIPTVNFARQSFPSYSWLPGTQRNFGTCAPVITHPSGIPSPKSFPQSLSH; this is encoded by the exons ATGGTGAGAGAATCTGCAAGAAAGTGCTCCCATTGTGGGGTCAATGGGCACAACTCTAGGACgtgcaataataataataataataatattgccAATGGCAATAATAGCGTGAAGATTTTCGGTGTGTATTTGCCAAAAATTGTTGATGATTCTATGAAAAAGAGTTTTAGCACAGGAAATCTGAGCTCCAAAAAGATCAATGATGATGAAGCTAATACTGGGTATCTCTCCGATGGTATTGTTCAACGCAAGGCTGTTGATCGTGAGAGAAAGAAGG GGACGCCATGGACTGAGGAGGAGCACGTTGTATTTCTAGCTGGTTTGAAGAAGCTTGGGAAAGGTGATTGGAGAGGAATTTCAAAGAAGTTTGTGACCACCAGGTCCCCATCTCAGGTTGCTAGTCATGCACAGAAATATTTTCTGAGACAGGCTGCAATTGATAAGAAGAAACGTAGACCAAGTGTGTTCGACTTGTCTCTGAATGAATAT GAAATAACTCCTGAGGATTCCCCAGTTtcacaaacaaagaaaagtgaTGGTGAAAGGTCATCAGAG GCTACTGCTGCTGTTCAGAATGTGAATCGATTCCCGCATGTCTGCATCGATATTCCACCATCTGCTCAAATGTCACCCCTAATCTCTGGTGCTCCAAATTACTCTTGGTGTCCATCCATG GTGGGAATGCCTGGCAATGAACAGTTCATCCCAACAGTGAATTTTGCTAGACAAAGTTTTCCATCCTATTCTTGGCTGCCTGGAACCCAGAGGAATTTTGGTACTTGTGCTCCTGTTATTACCCATCCATCTGGTATTCCTTCACCAAAGTCTTTCCCTCAGAGTCTATCTCATTAA